In the genome of Candidatus Binatia bacterium, the window GCCGGCGGCCGCGGCGCGCCAGACCCACGATCCGGCCCACAGGCCGTGCAGGAACACCAGGTCGGCCCGGTAGCGCTCGCTCTCGGGCTCGACGACGGTGACGCGCGCCTCGGCGTCGGGCATGAGCGCTCCGTAGACCAGGCCCGCGCCTGCGTCCATCCGTCTCATCGCGCGCCCATCGGGCGCGGGCGACCCGCAAACGGCGAGAGCCCTCGAGTCTCTCGACCCGAGGGCTCTCGCTGTGTCCGGGCTCTCGCCCGTACTCGCCTGAGATCAAACTTTTTGAGTTGTCCCCCCCGACACGCGTCGAGAGGCGAATTCCCCTTTTTTATTCTTGTTGAGAGACGACTACCGTGAAGATGAAGCTACTTGCGCTTGGCCGGGGCCTTCTTCTTCTTGGCCGGGGCCTTCTTCTTTGCCTTTGACGCGGTCTTTGCGGCCGTCTTCTTGGCCGTCTTCTTCTTCGCAACTGGCATGAATGCCTCCTTCGGTTCGTTCGAACCTCATCCCCTCTCAGGCGAGCTCCACCACAACCACCCCACAACCACCACTTAAACGGCATTTTACGAGCATCACTTTACGGAAGTCAATAGGAGAATGACATTTTATTTGGAAGTGCCCGAGCCGCCGCGGGTGATCGGACGGGCAGAATGCCGTTCTCCGTTCCGCGCCGAGATTACGAGAACTTCGTTTTGCCGGCGCGGTTGCCGCGCGCCGACGCGGCGGATACACAGGGCGGGTGCCAACCCTCGAAGCCCTGCGGCGCTACTGGCTCGCGATCGCGCTGTTCGCGCTCGCGGCGATCCTGCTCGTGTCGGCCGCGACCAGCGAGCGCGGGCTGGCGCGCGTGCTGCAGCTCGAGCGCGAGCTCGAGGCAACCAACGAGCGAAACTTCCGCCTGGTGCAGGAGATCAGCGAGCTGCGCGAGCAGCAGGCGCTGCTGCGCACCGACGACCGGACGCTCGAGCGCCTGGCGCGGCGTCACCTGAGCATGGTGCGCCCCGGCGAGGTGCTCTACCACGTGCCGCCGCCCGCGGACGAAGCCGCAGACGCGGCCAAGAACGAGAAGGAAGGCCCCGACGCTCCGCCCGCGCGCACGCGCTGAGCGGTGGGGCCGGGCGGGAGCCCCGCCCTACTCCTCTTCCTCCTCCTCGCCGGCGATCATCTCCTCGTACTCGTCGGGATCGATGAGCTCGTCGAACTCCGACTCGTCGCGCAGCTCGACCTCGAGCAGCCAGCCGGTGTGGTAGGGATCCTCGTTGACCAGGATGGGCT includes:
- a CDS encoding septum formation initiator family protein, coding for MPTLEALRRYWLAIALFALAAILLVSAATSERGLARVLQLERELEATNERNFRLVQEISELREQQALLRTDDRTLERLARRHLSMVRPGEVLYHVPPPADEAADAAKNEKEGPDAPPARTR